A single window of Deinococcus sp. KSM4-11 DNA harbors:
- a CDS encoding cysteine desulfurase-like protein — MTTSTVEAVAQAALRAQFPPLASGRAYLDNAAGGLLPERSIHAVTAHLTQYGAVNAMPSHEPGRVVAGLRGQARAGTALFLNADPADVALGPSATALAFRVAAALARVWGPGDEVIVSGLEHEANASPWRELERVGVTVRVWHARQPDMRLHPDDLAALLGARTRLVAVTAASNVLGVMPDIAAITAQVRAAGAWTAVDAVHAGPHLLPDVQAWGAEIVTFSPYKVFGPHLGALWLRPEVRATLPWPRLSFMPEGDIAGIEHGTPQFELLAGWLGTLDYLRELGGAESLTRSALEQAYVQIAALEAPVAARLVQGLLDTPGVTVYGPQNLEHRVGTVAFRVHGETPDATAVRLSAQGVDAGAGHFYAVQPLTDLNLYPQGVVRASIAHYTSVDDVNRLLSALG, encoded by the coding sequence ATGACCACCTCCACGGTTGAAGCTGTCGCCCAGGCAGCCCTGCGCGCGCAGTTCCCCCCGCTGGCGTCGGGCCGCGCATACCTCGACAACGCGGCGGGCGGCCTGCTCCCGGAACGCAGCATCCACGCCGTCACCGCCCACCTCACGCAGTACGGCGCGGTGAACGCCATGCCCTCGCACGAGCCGGGGCGGGTGGTCGCCGGGCTGCGGGGGCAGGCGCGGGCGGGCACGGCCCTGTTCCTGAACGCCGATCCGGCCGACGTGGCCCTGGGGCCGAGCGCCACGGCCCTGGCCTTCCGGGTCGCGGCGGCCCTCGCGCGCGTGTGGGGGCCGGGCGACGAAGTGATCGTGTCGGGCCTGGAGCACGAGGCGAACGCCAGTCCGTGGCGGGAACTGGAGCGCGTGGGCGTGACTGTACGCGTGTGGCACGCCCGGCAGCCGGACATGCGGCTGCACCCGGACGATCTGGCGGCGCTGCTCGGTGCCCGGACGCGGCTGGTCGCGGTGACCGCCGCGAGCAACGTGTTGGGCGTCATGCCGGACATTGCCGCCATCACCGCGCAGGTGCGGGCCGCCGGAGCGTGGACGGCCGTGGATGCCGTCCATGCTGGGCCGCATCTCCTGCCGGACGTCCAGGCCTGGGGAGCGGAGATCGTGACCTTCAGTCCGTACAAGGTCTTCGGCCCGCACCTGGGCGCCCTGTGGCTGCGGCCCGAGGTGCGCGCCACCCTGCCGTGGCCCCGGCTGAGCTTCATGCCGGAGGGCGATATCGCCGGCATCGAGCACGGCACGCCGCAGTTCGAGCTGCTGGCCGGCTGGCTGGGCACCCTGGACTACCTCAGGGAGCTCGGCGGCGCGGAGTCCCTGACGCGTTCCGCACTGGAACAAGCCTACGTGCAGATCGCGGCCCTGGAAGCTCCGGTGGCCGCCCGCCTCGTTCAGGGGCTGCTGGACACGCCCGGCGTCACCGTGTACGGCCCCCAGAACCTCGAGCACCGGGTGGGTACCGTCGCCTTCCGCGTGCACGGCGAGACGCCGGACGCCACCGCCGTCCGCCTCAGCGCGCAGGGAGTAGACGCCGGTGCCGGTCATTTCTACGCCGTGCAGCCCCTCACGGATCTGAACCTGTATCCGCAGGGCGTGGTGCGCGCCAGCATCGCGCACTACACCAGTGTCGACGACGTGAACCGGCTGCTCTCGGCGCTGGGGTGA
- a CDS encoding biliverdin-producing heme oxygenase, producing MILAQLKADTRELHDHAEAALNLLDPALTRERYVDVLRGLHALYTPLCEDIGSWLARRAELDWPARHAVKADALRADLHDLGIRPSAPRVLAPLPDEAHAWGALYVLEGATLGGQLLRRHLASRLNLDGRGLAFFSSYGEQVGPRWKAFGAALAARCSTEDAAFQAGVLDGATRTFALFGTLTERAGVGA from the coding sequence GTGATCCTCGCCCAACTCAAGGCTGACACGCGTGAGCTGCATGACCACGCCGAGGCCGCCCTGAACCTCCTCGACCCGGCCCTGACCCGTGAGCGGTACGTGGACGTCCTGCGCGGCCTGCACGCGCTGTACACGCCGCTGTGTGAGGACATCGGCTCCTGGCTGGCGCGGCGCGCGGAGCTGGACTGGCCCGCGCGCCACGCCGTGAAGGCCGACGCCCTGCGCGCCGATCTGCACGACCTCGGCATTCGGCCCAGCGCACCCCGCGTTCTGGCCCCCCTGCCGGACGAGGCGCATGCCTGGGGCGCGCTGTACGTGCTGGAGGGTGCGACCCTGGGGGGTCAGCTGCTGCGGCGCCACCTGGCCTCACGGTTGAACCTGGATGGGCGGGGGCTGGCGTTCTTCAGCAGTTACGGCGAGCAGGTCGGCCCCCGCTGGAAGGCCTTCGGGGCGGCCCTGGCTGCCCGGTGCAGCACAGAGGACGCCGCCTTTCAGGCCGGCGTGCTCGACGGGGCCACCCGTACCTTCGCCCTGTTCGGCACGCTGACCGAACGAGCGGGTGTGGGCGCATGA
- a CDS encoding ATP-binding protein, which produces MTGNPGESRPVVQLGAQPVDLTNCDREPIHIPGAVQPHGALIALDHGRIVVASDSVREHFGLDVSQLLGQGLDLLLEPEVRQRVETALTRENLEHNPLFLLSTSVRGRGSFDVIAHARDGLHLLEFEPGGGRTQVDPAALIRGSLGALNATRSLSDFAGVLAREVRHLTGFDRVMVYQFAPNGTGTVVAEELAAGMESFLGLRYPASDIPQQARALYVLNMIRIISDVQGTPSPLSALPEHAQPLNLSYAGLRAVSPIHIQYLRNMGVGASMSISIVRGQELWGLIACHHNSVRVLPYDVRGACEFLGQVASVQLSARQERDEQAYELRLRSAESGLISQLAQQLDPLEALSDPEANLLGFIDAPGAAISYGGELVRLGVTPSAPQITELCRWLATQPQAQVLHTDALGQEYPAAQAYADRASGVLAVPLSGNRHDYVLWFRPEQLQTVTWAGDPNKPVQVDESGLGRLTPRQSFAAWQETVRGRSAPWQGAELQAAQALRRAITSVTLRRAEETHELNVELQRSNAELDAFAYIASHDLKEPLRGLHNYSVFLLDTYGQQLDEDGVAKLRTLVRLTQRMDDLLDSLLLYSRVGRVDLHFQPTPLDTLVREALDTLSPRLHETGAAVTVHDLPTVKVDRVRVAEIYQNLIANALKYTTRAHPQIEIGMLAPADRAAHRVPPEVRPDARILYVKDDGIGIREQHYENIFRIFKRLHAREQFGGGTGAGLTIVRKIVERHGGQVWVESEFGQGSTFLFTLEA; this is translated from the coding sequence ATGACCGGCAATCCTGGCGAATCCCGGCCCGTGGTGCAGCTCGGCGCGCAGCCGGTCGACCTGACGAACTGCGACCGGGAACCCATCCACATTCCCGGCGCGGTTCAGCCCCACGGCGCGCTGATCGCCCTGGATCACGGCCGCATCGTGGTCGCCAGCGACTCGGTTCGCGAGCATTTCGGCCTGGACGTCTCACAGCTGCTCGGGCAGGGCCTGGACCTGCTGCTCGAGCCCGAGGTCCGGCAGCGGGTCGAGACGGCCCTGACGCGGGAGAACCTGGAGCACAACCCGCTGTTCCTGCTGAGCACCTCCGTGCGTGGGCGCGGCTCCTTCGACGTGATCGCACACGCGCGGGACGGCCTGCACCTGCTGGAGTTCGAGCCGGGGGGCGGGCGCACCCAGGTGGATCCGGCGGCCCTGATCCGTGGGTCGCTCGGCGCCCTGAACGCCACGCGCTCCCTGTCGGACTTCGCGGGCGTGCTGGCACGCGAGGTGCGCCACCTGACCGGCTTCGACCGCGTGATGGTGTACCAGTTCGCGCCCAACGGCACGGGAACGGTGGTCGCAGAGGAACTCGCGGCGGGCATGGAGTCGTTCCTGGGCCTGCGCTACCCCGCGTCCGACATCCCGCAGCAGGCGCGGGCGCTGTACGTGCTCAACATGATCCGCATCATCAGCGACGTGCAGGGCACCCCGTCGCCCCTCTCGGCCCTGCCGGAGCACGCGCAGCCGCTGAACCTCAGTTACGCGGGCCTGCGGGCCGTGTCGCCCATCCACATCCAGTACCTGCGCAACATGGGGGTGGGGGCCAGCATGAGCATCTCCATCGTGCGCGGCCAGGAACTGTGGGGCCTGATCGCCTGCCACCACAACAGCGTGCGTGTGCTGCCCTACGACGTGCGCGGCGCCTGCGAGTTTCTGGGACAGGTGGCCAGCGTGCAGCTCAGTGCGCGGCAGGAGCGCGACGAGCAGGCCTACGAGCTGCGCCTGCGGTCGGCGGAATCCGGACTGATCAGTCAGCTCGCGCAGCAGCTGGATCCGCTGGAGGCGCTCAGCGACCCGGAGGCCAACCTGCTGGGCTTCATCGACGCGCCCGGCGCGGCCATCTCCTACGGTGGAGAACTCGTGCGGCTGGGGGTGACGCCCAGCGCGCCGCAGATCACGGAGCTGTGCCGGTGGCTGGCCACGCAACCCCAGGCGCAGGTGCTGCACACGGACGCCCTGGGCCAGGAGTATCCGGCCGCGCAGGCCTACGCGGATCGCGCGAGCGGCGTGCTGGCCGTCCCCCTGAGCGGCAACCGCCACGACTACGTGCTGTGGTTCCGCCCGGAGCAGCTTCAGACCGTCACGTGGGCCGGTGACCCGAACAAGCCCGTGCAGGTCGACGAGTCCGGCCTGGGCCGCCTGACTCCCCGGCAGTCCTTCGCGGCGTGGCAGGAGACCGTGCGGGGCCGCTCGGCCCCGTGGCAGGGTGCGGAACTGCAGGCCGCGCAGGCGCTGCGCCGCGCCATCACGTCGGTCACCCTGCGCCGTGCCGAGGAAACCCACGAGCTGAACGTGGAATTGCAACGCTCGAACGCCGAGCTGGACGCCTTCGCGTACATCGCCAGCCACGACCTCAAGGAACCGCTGCGGGGCCTGCACAACTACTCGGTGTTCCTGCTCGACACCTACGGCCAGCAGCTCGACGAGGACGGCGTCGCGAAACTCAGGACGCTGGTGCGCCTCACGCAGCGCATGGACGACCTGCTCGACTCGCTGCTGCTGTACTCCCGCGTGGGCCGCGTGGACCTGCACTTCCAGCCCACCCCCCTGGACACGCTGGTACGGGAGGCGCTCGACACGCTCAGTCCCCGGCTGCATGAGACCGGCGCGGCCGTCACGGTGCACGACCTGCCCACCGTGAAGGTCGACCGGGTGCGCGTGGCCGAGATCTACCAGAACCTCATCGCCAACGCCCTCAAATACACGACCCGCGCGCACCCGCAGATCGAGATCGGGATGCTGGCCCCCGCAGACCGGGCCGCTCATCGGGTGCCGCCCGAGGTTCGGCCCGACGCCCGGATTCTGTACGTGAAGGACGACGGCATCGGCATCCGCGAGCAGCATTACGAGAACATCTTCCGTATTTTCAAGCGGTTGCATGCCCGCGAGCAGTTCGGGGGCGGCACCGGGGCCGGACTGACCATCGTGCGCAAGATCGTCGAGCGGCACGGTGGGCAGGTCTGGGTAGAGAGCGAGTTCGGGCAGGGCAGCACCTTCCTGTTCACGTTGGAGGCCTGA
- a CDS encoding response regulator, with translation MNLLRPLLVIEDSDEDFEAVRWAMQRLGRTVLLERCIDGDSALIRLHDAALPYPGLILLDLNLPGTDGREVLVHLKRDPILHVLPVLVMSTSVSERDVRACYDAGANGYLVKPVNFEQFTHQIRVMCDFWLDTAQLPMPAAPEQA, from the coding sequence ATGAACCTGCTGCGCCCCCTGCTGGTCATCGAGGACAGCGACGAGGATTTCGAGGCCGTGCGCTGGGCCATGCAGCGCCTGGGCCGCACCGTGCTCCTGGAACGCTGCATCGACGGCGACAGCGCCCTGATCCGTCTGCATGACGCCGCCCTGCCGTATCCGGGTCTGATCCTGCTCGACCTGAACCTGCCCGGCACGGACGGCCGCGAGGTGCTGGTACACCTGAAACGCGATCCGATCCTGCACGTCCTGCCGGTGCTGGTCATGTCCACCTCGGTCAGTGAACGCGACGTGCGCGCGTGCTACGACGCCGGCGCCAACGGCTACCTGGTCAAGCCCGTGAACTTCGAGCAGTTCACCCACCAGATCCGCGTGATGTGCGACTTCTGGCTCGATACCGCCCAGTTGCCGATGCCGGCGGCCCCGGAGCAGGCCTGA
- a CDS encoding ATP-binding protein, with protein MSRPEPLRVLIVDDSPEDTEIFCRYLTRWPEQPVELHTALLGEDAVDILRATPPDLLLLDYSLPDMTGLEFLTVAHPDCAVIMLTGLGDERVAVSAMRAGAQDYLVKGQLKAEDLWRAAANAVERRSLERDLRREQQRSQAILDSVTDGVLSLDRDLNVSYLNPAAEQLLDVRAASILRQPLERALPWVAGTALLPSLQEAQRDQRTVAQEIHDPGSGRSLELRVYPAGDGLSVYVADITLRVQIQNRDRHATNRLRQLYSASLAMNTVLLQADVQQLIVDQARQVLGAHAAALALYVHPGEDLQLDLVATAGPTLDLPAPPARLPLDAAHPLAHVARDVEADRSDVAPLAPGDHPGTWTVLPVMQGGRPLGVLGVLDAPLASADDRTLLLTYAELCAQALDRATLVEAERQHRLTLERRVQERTAALERSNRELEQFAYVASHDLKEPLRTVSSFAQLLQGRHGNQLDERGQRYVTIVIEGAQRMFTLIEDVLAMARVSHAASPRTVNLDALLDDVISSLESLTRETGAQITVSSLPSVLGDPTQFVQLFQNLIGNALKFRQSGVPPRVQVSAQANPDGWQFTVADNGIGMESQYLKQVFTIFQRLHSRQAYPGNGIGLSVCQKIVESHGGRIWLDSTPGEGTSIHFTLPDRPVIPA; from the coding sequence ATGTCGCGACCCGAGCCCCTGCGCGTGCTGATCGTGGACGACAGCCCGGAAGACACCGAGATCTTCTGCCGCTACCTCACCCGCTGGCCCGAGCAGCCGGTCGAACTGCACACCGCCCTGCTGGGCGAGGACGCCGTGGACATCCTGCGCGCCACGCCGCCGGACCTGCTGCTGCTCGACTACTCGCTGCCCGACATGACCGGCCTGGAATTCCTGACCGTGGCCCACCCGGACTGCGCGGTGATCATGCTGACCGGCCTGGGCGACGAGCGGGTGGCGGTCAGCGCCATGCGGGCCGGCGCGCAGGACTACCTCGTCAAGGGCCAGCTGAAGGCCGAGGACCTGTGGCGCGCGGCTGCGAACGCCGTCGAGCGCCGCAGTCTGGAACGCGACCTGCGCCGCGAGCAGCAGCGGTCACAGGCGATCCTGGACAGCGTCACGGACGGGGTGCTGTCGCTGGATCGCGACCTGAACGTGAGCTACCTGAACCCGGCAGCCGAGCAGCTGCTGGACGTCCGTGCTGCCAGCATCCTGCGCCAGCCGCTGGAGCGGGCCCTGCCGTGGGTCGCCGGTACGGCCCTGCTCCCCTCGCTCCAGGAGGCCCAGCGGGATCAGCGTACGGTGGCGCAGGAGATCCACGACCCCGGCAGTGGCCGCTCGCTGGAACTGCGCGTGTACCCGGCCGGCGACGGTCTCTCGGTCTACGTGGCCGACATCACCCTGCGCGTGCAGATCCAGAACCGCGACCGCCACGCCACCAACCGGCTGAGGCAGCTGTACAGCGCGTCCCTGGCCATGAACACCGTGCTGCTTCAGGCCGACGTCCAGCAGCTGATCGTGGATCAGGCCCGGCAGGTGCTGGGCGCCCACGCGGCCGCCCTGGCCCTCTACGTGCATCCGGGCGAGGATCTGCAACTGGATCTGGTGGCGACGGCCGGCCCGACCCTGGACCTGCCGGCCCCGCCCGCCCGCCTGCCGCTGGACGCCGCCCACCCCCTGGCCCACGTGGCCCGTGACGTCGAGGCGGACCGGTCGGACGTCGCCCCCCTGGCGCCCGGCGACCATCCGGGCACCTGGACGGTGCTGCCGGTCATGCAGGGAGGGCGTCCCCTGGGTGTGCTGGGCGTGCTGGACGCCCCCCTCGCCTCCGCGGACGACCGCACGCTGCTGCTCACCTACGCGGAACTGTGCGCCCAGGCGCTCGACCGCGCCACCCTGGTCGAAGCCGAACGGCAGCACCGCCTGACGCTGGAACGCCGGGTGCAGGAACGCACCGCCGCGCTGGAACGCAGCAACCGGGAACTGGAGCAGTTCGCGTACGTCGCCAGCCACGACCTCAAGGAACCCCTGCGCACCGTCAGCTCCTTCGCGCAGCTCCTGCAGGGCCGGCACGGGAACCAGCTCGACGAGCGGGGCCAGCGCTACGTGACCATCGTGATCGAGGGCGCGCAGCGCATGTTCACCCTGATCGAGGACGTGCTCGCCATGGCCCGCGTGAGTCACGCCGCCAGCCCCCGCACCGTGAACCTGGATGCCCTGCTGGACGACGTGATCTCCAGCCTGGAGTCACTGACCCGGGAGACCGGCGCGCAGATCACCGTGTCGTCCCTGCCCAGCGTGCTGGGCGACCCCACACAGTTCGTGCAGCTGTTCCAGAACCTGATCGGAAACGCCCTGAAGTTCCGGCAGTCCGGCGTCCCGCCCCGCGTGCAGGTGAGCGCGCAGGCCAACCCCGACGGGTGGCAGTTCACGGTCGCGGACAACGGGATCGGCATGGAATCCCAGTACCTCAAGCAGGTGTTCACCATCTTCCAGCGCCTGCACAGCCGACAGGCCTACCCCGGAAACGGCATCGGCCTGTCGGTGTGCCAGAAGATCGTGGAGAGCCATGGGGGCCGCATCTGGCTGGATTCCACGCCCGGCGAGGGCACGTCGATTCACTTCACGCTGCCAGACCGGCCGGTCATCCCGGCCTGA
- the pyrF gene encoding orotidine-5'-phosphate decarboxylase: MTFAYAVTDRTRRLGTRLCVGLDPRLDAYRDSDQLRDHTLDVLEATAPYAACVKPQLAFYEALGLQGLKILEDVCAAARTLGLPVLLDGKRGDIGSTALAYAQGWLTGRHAGAALTISPFLGFETMTPFVETARAHGGAVFVLVKTSNPGQGDLQGSGVSERVAVEVARLCAQEPQGEYASVGAVVGATHPQDLTLFRALMPRALLLLPGLGAQGGVAADLAGAFGPGGVGALASASRGVQYANGLDVQASVHAAHTFRDDLNAALGVTGR, from the coding sequence ATGACGTTCGCGTATGCAGTCACGGACCGCACCCGCCGCCTCGGCACGCGCCTGTGCGTGGGCCTCGACCCTCGCCTGGACGCCTACCGCGACTCCGATCAGCTGCGAGACCATACCCTGGATGTGCTGGAGGCCACCGCTCCCTACGCCGCGTGTGTGAAACCGCAGCTGGCCTTCTACGAGGCGCTGGGCCTGCAGGGCCTGAAGATCCTGGAGGACGTCTGCGCGGCGGCCCGGACGCTGGGGCTGCCCGTCCTGCTGGACGGCAAGCGCGGCGATATCGGCAGCACCGCCCTGGCCTACGCGCAGGGCTGGCTGACCGGCCGGCACGCCGGTGCGGCCCTGACCATCAGTCCCTTCCTGGGCTTCGAGACCATGACGCCCTTCGTGGAGACCGCGCGGGCGCACGGCGGCGCGGTGTTCGTGCTCGTGAAGACCAGCAATCCCGGCCAGGGCGACCTACAGGGCAGCGGGGTCAGCGAGCGGGTGGCGGTCGAGGTCGCCCGGCTGTGCGCCCAGGAACCGCAGGGCGAGTACGCCAGCGTGGGCGCGGTGGTGGGCGCCACCCACCCGCAGGATCTCACGCTCTTCCGGGCGCTGATGCCGCGCGCGCTGCTGCTGCTGCCGGGCCTGGGGGCGCAGGGTGGCGTGGCCGCAGACCTGGCCGGGGCCTTCGGGCCGGGCGGAGTGGGGGCGCTCGCCAGCGCGAGCCGGGGCGTGCAGTATGCGAACGGGCTGGACGTGCAGGCCAGCGTTCACGCCGCGCACACCTTCCGGGATGACCTGAACGCGGCCCTCGGCGTCACGGGCCGCTGA